The window tgtgtttctTGTTAGGGTTTACAATCATGGGTTTGGATTAGGGGTGAACAAATGTTCAAATTGATACCtaattcatattaatgaataatataatgagaaatgattaggtgaggaaatttggtaagggaatgacgtggcataatcttatttgctgaaaaaatcaaataatttctctatttcctctcacttttacatttccaaccaatgaaggtgatgtcacgtcattccctcaccaaattccctcaatAAATTCCTTCACTCTATCACTCATCTAATATAATATGtgtgataaattaaattaggtaatccaaattaaaatttgtttttaaattaaatttattctacttatttttcatcatttgcATTTGTTTGACATGATTAACACTGATTTGACTTggttaatatttcttttttctgagttttatatatattaatatatcaattcaacACATTTTCTAgacaactaatatatatatatatatatatatatatatatatatatattatttttgaccaatttaatatgtttttgatatatttattggtattatcacattaatattttttattacattaaaaaaaatatatatattgaaataaattaataagttaaaaatatataattttaaataaatacatttatttttttataccatattattataaataagtttatttaatttttatgtttttcttaatttattataatttaactaatgttattaaagtttaatttaatatgatttattgttttataaattatagctttatttatataaaattataattataaatataaaaatttaaaaaattgtatcctttcaacaaagaaaaaatgtttaaatggatttaaactttttcaaattaatttgggtaatttggatCAGTATAGTTTGAAaggaagtataataaaatcataatatccTAGCACCTAGTTTAAACAATTtgctattattttaaaaaataataataatttgagagcataaacagtaaaaaaaatatgaatatgttCTCTCATCCTTTAAAAATGatggaaaataaatttattaactaacatgagaaaaaaaaaagttatgtgtgatggattgttttttatataataagcAATCAAATTCAATCATACAACTATCCAACTTAATTTCTAGTGGCTATGATGGTTTTACATTGTAGAtattttctttgaatttgaTCTTTGTTGACTTAGCTGCCCTTCTATGTCAATTTGGTGTACAGATAGAACCACCTTTTTctgttttattattgttatatttgAAGTTTCTTATAGTTTAGATGGATTTAAATTTTAAGGGATAAAAATATACTTAGAGGGACAAAAATgtcattaatttgatttttaataagttaCAACTAAGAATTTGCTAACtttctcaattaaaaataaaaacattttaaagtttaaatgatACATAACATTGACATAttgaatatttttcatttaacatatGTGCTCACACTTTAACTATTTCCAActtgtttataattaaattaattattatatttttttagatatatattaatatctttaaaatattttacttattttttataattctaacataactaaattaaaatgtaGTTAAATGGTAAAAGAAATattcttaacaaaaaaaaaataataattcaactatattgacaatttaatatttataatttaaaaagataatttgaaattacattttaaaactaaagagatgctttgaatttgaaaatcaactttgaaatttaaaatttgcaAATGCTCCCAAACTGGGTTACTGACATTTAAACcagttttgatatttttaaagtaaaattggGTTACCTTTATGggaatgagataaaaaaaatgagaaaattagCATGTACTACAATCATAAATGTTTTCAACttaagatattataatattgaatttgaatatgtgtcctttgatttattaaacattttgaTATAGGGATCTCTTTGATATATTGATAATGAGATAATTATATCATAAAACATTAATATCATATCTTTAAATGTTGTGTGTGTCCAATATGAAATGAAGATGTATGGGTGATTCAGCTCAGCATCTTTTGATATCTACAATTGAGAAATTTGTATAATCcttaatattgataattttgtgCATTTAACCAAATTACATAATATGTCTATGaattttgtgaaatttgttttattattttgagagTAAGGCTAAGTTCATTTcgggttatttaaattattaaaataaaaaaatattatctcactTTATCTCGTTACTATTCCATTTAATTCGttaaccaaaataataaaatatcatatattttaaattattatttttatttaattaaaaagaattaatattaCACTTCACAAAACCAtctactatattttataaaagaaaaaattggctcatttagtttattttaataatcatggttaacttttatttttaaatttatatatttattaattaaatattaatatattttttctctcctttttttcattaattaaaccaggtaatttattttattcttaatttttttattattttaatattaatttctcttttatatgtcatcttctttttttattagtttttatttctcaaatttcttaaattttttttgaaaaaaatttaacaacttatttataaattttatattttactgtaatatttttttttaaagattttttttatttaatttaatataaacaaaaataaaattaataattttttatttaatttttattcacgacttatagtACTAATAAGAtgcattgttttgtctaatatttgattattactcttttgatGTTTAAtgaataagtttttattattattcaatttttaattcttaattaatttatttttttattgaaggatttttatttttgaaaagatttttattgttattttcaatcattgggatcaaacaattttaaaataattaataataaatatgaatataaaaaaaatatataaaaaagaagaaaaaatataaaattaaaataattaatgatgaatacttatatatttaaaataaaatttaaataatcaataaaaaatactcatataaaaataaaataaaaaattataaaaaaaaaataaaaataaagagttatTTATTAGTActaaatgaaaagaaatgagagagaaaatatattaatatttaatttttaaatatataaattaaaaataaaaaaactaaataaatcatttttttattataaatttaaatgatactAATTTATTAGTACATGTGTCTAAATGAGTTAATTTTACAATtacattaaacttttttttctttttataaaaaaaatacttaactTCTAAAAATTatcactaattattaatttatttttaaataaccacGCCAACCCTAACCCAGCTCAAGTCACTCTTCAAAACATGGGCTGGTTTCCTCATTTAAATGTTGTCTTTTTCAATTcaaatatcattaataatatataattataacaaCTAATATGTATTTAACCATATATTAATGATAGttgaattaaaaagaaattcaaaaagcTTTAAATGAACATTTACTTCTCctatatttatagattattataactttattctttaagttattattttaatttataattaaactaaaacttAAAGTAGAATctcacatattatttttaaactaaaataaagcACTTAAATTTAGATGGAATTTcagtatattttatttctaaattcaagccaacaatttttattttcatgggattaatattaataaagtattaattaattaaatctcacatttaaaaataagtctTTATAGTGTatcatttcttaaaatttattaaacatattttttgtattgaagttttttttttcaaacccgGACTAAGTAACTTATGTGACAATAGTGGTTAAACGTCTTAAATAGAAGTGTGAGTGTCATTGTCTTATGTGTCACGAAAATGTGTTGTATTATGGCTTGTCAAAAATGTCACGAAAATGTTGAATTGACAATTCACTTACTCTTGCATTGTCGATGAGTGACTaatatttgaagtcttttaaTGAGTAATATTGAGATTCATTTAATGATGTTCGAGTTTTTAGATAGTTGTTGAAAAGTTTGAATTGATGTAAATGATAATGTCAGATAtacatatttgaattataatactaataacttttttttgtgAACTATCTAGTTGAAGAGAAATCGCCGaattttcaatgatcgtagtcgtctgttgcgtatcatttataatgttattattatgacgtttttttgaaatttgtttagGAAATTAATAGAGTCTGTCGGGAAGTTAATTGTTCTTCTCGAATATTTACGAGCTCAATAACTTATTAAgtattgttttttcttattttttatttttttaatatcatgttttgttgttgtgtttaatcgtttttttatttttgatatacatgaacatttttaaaaaaataaagaagtgTGAATATCACTTAAACGTCTTAAATAGAAATGTGGTGTCatgttaattttgtatattaaaaaaaaaaattcaaataattctatttaGGGTGTAAATCTATACTCTTTCAAACCCACTTCCATTGACTTGAattcaaacttatttattttaaaataacttccTTTTAAATTCCCAACAAACAAACTCAATTAACTTAAGATTTAAGCAAAGGGTaaattctttttcaaaattaaatatgagaTCAATCTCTTAAGAAACAagcaattattatttaaagtaattatatatataataaatagtttcactaatatttataataattaatctccatttttattactattatgtCGGTTTACCAACTTTCTTAATTACtttaatacaacaaaaataaaataaatatatatatatataaatattcatctTCTTCCATTAACAGTCAAGCTTAAAAcccttctagagagagaaagaggagagAGAGTACGATGGTGCAGAGAACAAAGCCAAAATGGGAGAAACTGTGGGGTTCATTTCAACGAAGAGATTACATACTTGCTAAATTGATcgtattcttaattttaatcgGTCTTGCATTTAAGATAATGTACCTTGATTCAACTGGTTTCACAGATGGCGAGACTATTCCTTTTATCAATCAGACGGTCAATCTAAATCCGCTTGTTTCTGGAGATTTATCAGAAAACGGACAATCCACGAACAACACTCAACCTTCCAACCAGATTTCGCCGCAAATTTGGACCGATTTGGACGAGACTACGAAGCGGATATCTGTTAATGGAAGTTTACTAGAACCTTCAGCCGATTCTCCTGGAGATTTGTCTAAAGACGGTCAATCGAGTGCGAATCGGATATCTGTCAATGGAAGTTTAGCCGATTCGCCGGAAAATCCACCGTCAGTTACTGTCGATTTGACAGATCAGAAGCCGAATAAAGGTAATTTATTACAGTGATTGTGTTTGAACGAATTGATTCATTTTGCATTGAATATATGAACAAAATGATGGCAGTTTCTATATTATGTTCAATTTTGATGAGAATTTGGCATTGTCCTGCAGAAAAATGTGATATATTCAGTGGAGATTGGATTCCAAATCCATCTGGTCCTCTTTATACATACGAGACATGTCATTTGATAACTTCTCATCAGGATTGTATTAAGAATGGAAGGCCTGATACTGGTTTCCTTTACTGGAAATGGCGTCCAAGAGATTGTGATCTTCCTTCTTTTGATGCTAAGAAGTTTCTTGAATTGATGAAGAACAAAACATGGGCATTGATTGGGGATTCTTTGTCAAGAAACCATGTTGAATCTTTGCTTTGCATTTTATCCCAGGTATGTCAAATTGAATCCTTCATTGTTCTTAAGCTAATTGTGATATAGTTTTTAGAacaaaaattactttttaatgaTTATAGATAGCTTCAATGATACATCATGAAACTCGTATCTACTTTACTTCCAATGGTGGAAAACAAGTCATCCTTTTTTTGGGTCCCATCTTTCAAACCTTCAACCACAAAACTCTGAATTCTTTAggtttaattatgtataaacaAATTCATGGTGAAAGATACATCTTTTTAGTAAAACATGGGGATAAAAAGATTAAGTAAAAGTAGATTGCATGTCAATGTCAATTTACCCaaaaagaatttataaatatctcAATTTTGGTTCTTACTAAGAACACATTTTGTTGAAaatagtttttgtttaaaatatctgaattttAATTCTCATTAAGAATACATTATGTTGAAAAGAGGGTCATGACTTAGGGGTTTCGTGTTCGGGTTTGAACTCTCAAATGGAATTTAactatatatgaaatattattgcAATCCATGCCTTCTTCATTTtgggttattaaaataaaataaaaacagtaTTTTTCTcctaatttcatcaaattattcGATTCATTtactaaaatacattttatttcaaattattattaatacctATTTTATCAAAAAGGAATTATTacctttttaaattttctttttttaataatctggaAGAAGGCCCAAGTGTGTATGGTACTAGAATGAactttgaaataaattatttatttatgaaaaagttacttttaatgtatttattgacatatattataatatagattatAGAGATTGTGATAATATCTATAAAATCCACATAACATATAAagtaaattattgtaattttttgtcTTTATAAAGTAAGTGTATTTTAATTGAAGTAAATGATGAAGGGATATTAATATGTTCATTGATCAGGTGGATCCAGCTATTGAAGTTTACCATGACGAAGAATGGAGATCAAAAAGATGGCAATTCGCTTCATATAACTTCACTATTTCGGTTATTTGGTCACCTTTTTTAGCCAAAGCTTCAATTTTCGAAGATTACAACGGCGTTTCATCCGCTCCTATTCAACTCCACCTTGATAAGCTCGACCAAACATGGACAGATCTATACCCGAGTTTAGACTACATGATATTCTCTAGCGGCGAATGGTTTTCCAAATCCGCGATCTACTACGAGAACAACACAATCTTAGGAGGTCACAGTCTCCCAAACGAAAAGAACTACACTAATATCGCGTTCAATCTAGCTTATCGAAAAATCCTCAAA is drawn from Impatiens glandulifera chromosome 3, dImpGla2.1, whole genome shotgun sequence and contains these coding sequences:
- the LOC124931965 gene encoding protein trichome birefringence-like 23 encodes the protein MVQRTKPKWEKLWGSFQRRDYILAKLIVFLILIGLAFKIMYLDSTGFTDGETIPFINQTVNLNPLVSGDLSENGQSTNNTQPSNQISPQIWTDLDETTKRISVNGSLLEPSADSPGDLSKDGQSSANRISVNGSLADSPENPPSVTVDLTDQKPNKEKCDIFSGDWIPNPSGPLYTYETCHLITSHQDCIKNGRPDTGFLYWKWRPRDCDLPSFDAKKFLELMKNKTWALIGDSLSRNHVESLLCILSQVDPAIEVYHDEEWRSKRWQFASYNFTISVIWSPFLAKASIFEDYNGVSSAPIQLHLDKLDQTWTDLYPSLDYMIFSSGEWFSKSAIYYENNTILGGHSLPNEKNYTNIAFNLAYRKILKNLFNFILESNHNGTIFYRTTTTDHFENGEWYNGGSCQRTEPVKEGELKITQLTEILRVVEIDEFEKAQRKGFEKGMKLRLLDVMSQSSLRPDGHPGLYRHAHPLSSNNTKYYDCLHWCLPGPIDSWNDLIMEMIVNGLK